GTCAACACGATCGACGATCGCAACGTGTTCATCCAGGTGGGCGATCGAATTCACTATTGGCGCGACGAGAAGCTGTTTATCTTCGACGATACGCTGCAACATCAATCGTGCAACGAATCGGACAAGGTGCGCTACTGCATGTTCGTCGATATTCTCCGCCCGAGCCTATTCCCGCGGCTGACGAGCGCATTGCTAGTCTGCATCCGCGTGGTCATTTCGCGATTCAAAGCGCTGTTTTATAAGCATTGGACGTTTCTGAAATAACCGTTCGGTGGCACACGGATCTTACTGACCGGAGCGGCGCAACCCGACCCACTCCGGGCGGCACAATGGATTCATTGCCGGCGGATCCAGACGATCCGATCCCTGGCACGTACTTGATCGGGCCAATCTCTTCCGGTTCGTCGCCCACTCGTCGATCGCAGTTCATCTCCGCGGCTGCGCGGCAATTTCGGAAATGCCCAGCGAATCGGCAGGGTTCTGCTCGAATTCAACGCCGGCGGCACCCAATTCCAACTCGGCCGGCTTGTGAACGATCGCGGACTCGGCGGCAGTCCTCGACGGGCTGTCTTGCGCTACGCAAGGCATGGAAATCGCCCGGCCAAAGTTCTTTCCTTGTTTGCGCCGGACGCCCAGACTCTCGTGCGGCGCGCCAAAGTCGACGTAATCGGAATAAAGCTCAAGGTCGACTTTCTGCTTGTCGATAACCACAACGCCACGAAAAGGCGGCCACAAGGCAAACACATATGACAAGCACGTCCATGACGATCAACCCGCGACGCCGAAGCAGCAGCGGAGCCACACCTGTGCCGACCATCGCCGCCGCGGAGACTGCGCCGCCAATCGATTCGCCCCCGCGTGTGATGATCCGCTTGCCCGCTATCGCCGATGCTGCGCAAGTGGTAATTGCGCGGCAAGCATCCGGAGCATTCGCGGCGAAATCAGTCACCGCGCCGCCAGCATTTGCGAAACCATCAGCCGCGAAGCCCACGGAAGCCAGCGACTCAGCTGCGGTAGACGGTCCGGCTGCGGTCGTTCCGTGGTATGGACGGCTCTACACCCCGCGTATCCAAAAATATTTGCCCTATTCGATGGTCTTGGTAGTGATGATTGTCGGCGTGTTTATGATTATTCGCAATCACTCGCACAAATCGAAACCGGTCGCCATCGATCCGGGCATGTCGCCTTGGATCAACGACGCCGCATCCCCAAATCGACAGGTGGGCGGCCTTTCGCCGACCGGCCCGGCATGGCCTGGACCGAAGGGATTGCCGCCGGGCGCTTCGCCCACCGGACCGGTCAATTCACCCTCCGCCTATCAAACACCGTCCCCGGCTTCGAATCCAACAGCCGGAGCCACGGCGCCGCCGGCGGCTGGCCCCGTGCTACCGGACAACTACCAATCCAACGCCATGCCGGTTCCTCGTGGACCGGTTCCGGCTGCGATCCCGAATGGCGCACAGGGCGCCGCTGCTTCGCAAGGCGATTCCGTCCCGCCGATGCCGGCTCGCAGCCCGGCATGGGGCAATCCGCCGGCAAGCGATCCTGGAGTCGTGCAAGGTGGCTCGAATGGCTCGGAGTATCGCACTGCCGCCGCGAGCGATCCCAGCACCATTCCGCCCGGACGCAGCCCTGCCAATTCCGGCGACCCTGGTGTCGCTCAGTTTCAGGGCAACATCGCTCGACCCTAAGCGGCCGCTAGCGAACCGCGCGGAGCAAACGGTAGCCCCTGACTCACCGCAAAATCAATAAGGCCCGATCCGGACGACTGTCGCAAACCAACGGCATTAGCAACCAATTCTCCCCTCGGCCCATCGAGCGATTATGAGCGCAATCGACCACGCCTTCATCCGTGCCTACACGCTCGATACGGCCGTCGCATCCGCAGCGAAGGAAAACGAGCTTCGCGAGGAACCGATGCCCGCATCAAGGTCGGCATCGAAGTTAGCCGCGAGAGATCGACTTTCCGCAGCGACGGCCGTCCGCGCTGCGGAGCGCAGCTCGGACGCATCGCAGCGCATCCTCACAATTTCGAGCGCCCCGCGGGGCCCATCGCGGCGAAGCCCGGCGACAACCGGTCCTGTTGCGACGGTGCAAAGCGCCTCCCTACGTTTTTCGAATGCTTCGTCGCCGCAGCTCAGGGCCGCACCTCCGGCTGGCATGCACATGGATGCCGCCACGCAAGAAGAAGCGCCAACCGCGATGCACGTTTTTTCTCCATCCCATTCTTCTGCCGCACCGGCCGTTCCCGCTCCGCACTTTCGATTGGCCTCGTTCGTCCATAGCACATCGACACTCGAACCGTCGTCAATTCGCGAAGCGCACATCTCGCCGGCCTTGCCGTCTCCAGCAGCGCCGGCCATGGCGACGATCGCGTGGGGCACCGAATCGCTCGCCGAAGAACCCGCCGTCTCTGGGCCGAATCCGCCTGCATTCGCTTTGGCGGAAGCGAAATGTTCCGAACCGCCGGCGGGCGCGCCGCTATCCTTTCGCTCGACATTTTCGATTTCGCCGGCAATTCAATTGTCCGAACCACAGCCGGCAACCGTGCTGGCGGCCGCTGCCCCGGTTGCTGCCGCAACGATTCCGTCTGAGAATTTGCAAAGAATGACTGAGCCGGCTCCAACCTTTCCGGCGAAGAATCCGCCGAGCGCCGCTATTGCGGCTTTCGAACATCCCGATATGCGATCGGCGGCAACGGCCTTCGCCGATGTCGATCCGCCGATTGCCCCCGATGCTCCTCGCGCGGCCTTCGAAGTCGACCGATTTGTCTGGCCCGAATTGTGCGAAGCGCTTTTGGAAAAACGCGCCGGCGAATTCGATCAGTTGGTCGGTCAGTTGGTTACCGAATCGGCGCTTGGCCGCAAAGTGATTGCCATCACCGGTTCGCGGCGCGGCGACGGGCGCACGACGCTCACGCTCTTGCTTGCTCGGCGGCTCGCGGCCACGGCGATGAAGGTCGTCGTCGTCGATGCCGATTTCGAGGTGCCGCAACTAGCGGCTCGATTGGGAATGACGCTCGAAAGCGGTTGGGAACGCATTCTGGCCGACGGCCTGCCGGTTTGGGACGCTCTCGTCGAGTCGATGGACGACCGCCTGACGCTATTGCCTCTTGCACCACGGCCGGCATCGGTCGCAGCGCAGCCGCCTGTTGGTGAATTCGTCGCCAACCATGCTGCTGCGATCCGTGAGCACATCGGCTTGCTCCGAAAGCATTTTGATGTCGTGCTGGTCGATGCGGGAGCGATTAAGGCGATTCGCGCCGATGCGAGGCCACGAGGACCGTTGGCAATAGCGAATGCCCTGGACGCGGCGATCATGGTTTCAGACGCCCGGATCATGGCCCCAGGCCGCGTCGGCGAACTCCAGCGTCGATTGGCGGAATCGCGAATCGTGCCGCTCGGAGTCGCCGAAAACTTTTGCCCGGCCAACTCAAACTGACACGATCAAATTGACACTGTTCCGGTTGAATCGCGTCAGCCCGTTCTCCGACGATCGCCGCTTCAACCAATCCCATAGCGAATCACCATGTACGAATCCTACTGGCAACTCGATCGACGGCCATTTGAAAACACCGACGACCCGCGATTCTATTATCCCGGCGAGAGCCATCAGGGAACGCTCCTGAAGCTGCGCTACGTGGTGGAGAATCAGCGCGGCGGAGCAGTGCTGGCCGGCGCCGCCGGCACCGGCAAAACGCTCGTCGCTCGAGTCTTAGCCCGGCAATTGGCCGACACATGCCGGCCAATTGTGCACATCGTATTTCCGCAGATGACGGCCGTCGAACTGCTTGCCTATCTGGCCGATGAATTGGCCGTTCCGGATGCGGGTTCGCGGAACGTCGATCAAACGATTCGCCGCATCCAGACATTCTTGGCCGAGAATTCGGCCCGCGGTAAACACGCCGTCGTGATCATGGATGAAGCGCATCTCTTGGAAGACACGCAAACGCTCGAAGCATTGCGAATGCTATTGAATTTCGAGCCCGATTCTCGCCCAGGGCTTACGCTCCTTTTGGTCGGCCAGCCGAAGCTACTGCCGATTCTCGATCGCATGCCCGGCTTCGAAGAGCGCTTGGCGCTCAAGTGTCTTTTGCGGCCGTTCACGCTTGACGAAACAATAAGCTACGTATCGCACCGCTTGCAAACGGCTGGCGCCAAACGGCAAATTTTCGAGCCGGCGGCGCTCGAATCGCTGTATTCGCTGACGCACGGCCTGGCCCGGCGGATCAATCGCTTGTGCGATCTGGCCCTTTTGATCGGGTTCGCTGAAGAACGCCAAATCGTCACCGCCGAGCAACTCGACGCGGTCGCACAAGAACTGGTAGCGGTCATGCCCGAATAGGAAACTTCTTCGGCGACCAAGCTCAGGGGAAGGCCCGCCGAGTTCCACCTGTTTCCATCGACGCTCCTAGCCTTCCGCGGGATCCCGACCCAGCCGCCAATAGCGTTGCGCCTGGTGTGCTCCCTGGCAACCTGTTCTAACGTCAAACGCCCAGCATGCCCGCATTTGCCAGCCAAGCAAGTTCGCCCGCATTGCGTTCGAGGGGGCCTTCGAAGCGAATCGCAGCGATGGCCCCCTTCGCAAAACGGATCGAGGCCGATCCGTCGCCGATAAGCGCCGCCGCCAGATCGGTCACCGCCGGCGCGTGACATACCCAAGCGATTTGCTCGTCGTCTTTGCGCCGCCCGGCCCACGCCAGCACTTCGCCCAAATCGGAATCCGGCCGCAGCGCGACCAACTCGGTTATTTCCGGTGTTTTGGCCAGATGCTCCGCCAGGATGTCGGCGGTCTGCCGGCAGCGCACCAGCGGACTGGTGGCGATCCAGGTCGGCCGAATCTTTGCGCCCGACAATCGGTCGAGCATTTTGGCGAATCGCTTCTTGCCGTCGGCGGTCAAAGGGCGCAAATCGTCGTTGGGATAGCGTTTTTCATCGTGTTCCCCGGCCCACGCATGACGAACAATGTAGAGAATCATCGGCGCTGCTCCCTGAAGCGAAGGATTGAACGAGCAACTCGGCTGACCGCTTGTGAGGGAATCGGGACTGACTCCGAGCCAAGTCGAAAAAACCCGAGAAAAACGATTTCCGCGAGACTGCCCGACCCCATTCTTTCACATCCTCCCGAGTGGTTTGGCTTGCAGCTTATACCATCCGTTGCAGGCAATGCTAGCGTCGGCCGCCCGCGTTGTCGAAAATCGGCTGGAACACTACAATTCCGCGGTTGAATTCTCCGCCGTCAAGGATGACGCCTGCGATGAGCATGGAAGCCGCTACCGGACCGTTGAACGCCGCCGACCAACTGCGCTACGCGCGGCAAATCATCCAGATCGAGGCCGAGGCGCTCGACGGGCTCGGCCGCCGGCTCGATACCGAATTTTGCCGGGCGGCAAACGAATTGTATCAATGCCCGGGAAGCGCAATCGTCACCGGCATCGGCAAGGCGGGGCTCATCGGCCAAAAGATTGCCGCGACGCTCGCTTCGACCGGCACTCGCAGCCATTTTTTGCATGCCGGCGAAGCGGTCCATGGCGACCTGGGACGCATTCATCGAACCGATCTGATGCTCATTCTCTCCCATAGCGGCGAAACGCAAGAAGTCGTGCGATTGCTCCCGGCTCTGGCAGCGCTTGGGGTGCCGATCATTGCCGTCACGGGGCATCGCAGCAGTACGCTGGCCCGAGCCGCGCACATTACGCTTGATTTGGGACCCCTGAAAGAGGCTTGTTCGCTCGGGCTGGCTCCCAGCACGAGCACCACCGCGATGCTGGCCATCGGCGATGCGCTGGCGCTGGTGGTGAGCCGGATGCGGTCGTTTGGCCGCGAAGATTTCGCTCGCTTCCATCCCGGGGGTAGCTTGGGCCGGCAATTGGCGAAGGTCGAAGAGCAAATGCGGCCGCTGGCCGACTGCCGAGTAGCCCATTGCTCGCAGAGCGTGCGGCAAGTGCTAGTCGAGCGTCGCCGGCCGACTCGCCGCACCGGTGCCGTGATGATTGTCGATCCCGATGGTATCTTGCGCGGCATTTTCACGGACAGCGATTTGGCCCGTTTGTTCGAG
The window above is part of the Pirellulales bacterium genome. Proteins encoded here:
- a CDS encoding AAA family ATPase; amino-acid sequence: MYESYWQLDRRPFENTDDPRFYYPGESHQGTLLKLRYVVENQRGGAVLAGAAGTGKTLVARVLARQLADTCRPIVHIVFPQMTAVELLAYLADELAVPDAGSRNVDQTIRRIQTFLAENSARGKHAVVIMDEAHLLEDTQTLEALRMLLNFEPDSRPGLTLLLVGQPKLLPILDRMPGFEERLALKCLLRPFTLDETISYVSHRLQTAGAKRQIFEPAALESLYSLTHGLARRINRLCDLALLIGFAEERQIVTAEQLDAVAQELVAVMPE
- a CDS encoding histidine phosphatase family protein translates to MILYIVRHAWAGEHDEKRYPNDDLRPLTADGKKRFAKMLDRLSGAKIRPTWIATSPLVRCRQTADILAEHLAKTPEITELVALRPDSDLGEVLAWAGRRKDDEQIAWVCHAPAVTDLAAALIGDGSASIRFAKGAIAAIRFEGPLERNAGELAWLANAGMLGV
- a CDS encoding cellulose synthase operon protein YhjQ/BcsQ; its protein translation is MATIAWGTESLAEEPAVSGPNPPAFALAEAKCSEPPAGAPLSFRSTFSISPAIQLSEPQPATVLAAAAPVAAATIPSENLQRMTEPAPTFPAKNPPSAAIAAFEHPDMRSAATAFADVDPPIAPDAPRAAFEVDRFVWPELCEALLEKRAGEFDQLVGQLVTESALGRKVIAITGSRRGDGRTTLTLLLARRLAATAMKVVVVDADFEVPQLAARLGMTLESGWERILADGLPVWDALVESMDDRLTLLPLAPRPASVAAQPPVGEFVANHAAAIREHIGLLRKHFDVVLVDAGAIKAIRADARPRGPLAIANALDAAIMVSDARIMAPGRVGELQRRLAESRIVPLGVAENFCPANSN
- a CDS encoding KpsF/GutQ family sugar-phosphate isomerase, whose protein sequence is MSMEAATGPLNAADQLRYARQIIQIEAEALDGLGRRLDTEFCRAANELYQCPGSAIVTGIGKAGLIGQKIAATLASTGTRSHFLHAGEAVHGDLGRIHRTDLMLILSHSGETQEVVRLLPALAALGVPIIAVTGHRSSTLARAAHITLDLGPLKEACSLGLAPSTSTTAMLAIGDALALVVSRMRSFGREDFARFHPGGSLGRQLAKVEEQMRPLADCRVAHCSQSVRQVLVERRRPTRRTGAVMIVDPDGILRGIFTDSDLARLFESHRDEALDGPIRQVMTKRPTTVPAGSMVADAVEIMAERKISELPVVDGAGKPVGLIDITDIVALYPEGDLAGIRAGERSPEARAGQPPRPKNPAFVRRTLKTESPRSIAEPFGPGGEP